In Gimesia panareensis, the genomic window ATAAGACTATCTATCAGCCCGCATTTCCCAGATGACTTCCTACACTTTGGCACGTAATTTGCGCCACACCCCTACAAAACAAGGTTATTCTGCCAATTCATGCCATGCTGACAGGGGAACTTGATGGGTGACAGCCAAAACCAGGATTTACGGGTCAGTTTTGACAGCCGATTGAAGCTGAAGTTCTGCGGCAGTCAGGTCACCACCGATGCGGGACTACTGGCCTATCGGGAACTGGATGCAGCGCTCGGTCTGACGGAAATGGGCGGAGATGTGCTGAGCGATTCACGCCCGGGCCGCAACAAGCAGCACCAACTCGTGCCGCTGTTGCGTCAGTCGATCTACAGCCGACTGGCAGGCTACGAAGATGTCAATGACGCTGAGCGCTTGTGTGTGGACCCGGTGCTACGCCACGTGGTTGGCGGAAGGGCGAGTCAGCCGGATAAACAAGCGGCGTCAAGCAGCGAGGTGGGCCGTTTCGAGACGCAGATACTCAGCACGCAGCGCAATCTCACGGCACTGATGAAGCTCTCCGGACGCTGGATCAACAACCTCCACCGGCGGCGACCGCTCAAAGAACTCATCCTGGATCTGGACAGCTCGGTCAGTGAGACCTACGGCCGGCAACAGGGCGCGGCCTACAACGGCCACTTTGCATGCCTCTGTTACCATCCGCTGTTTCTGTTCAACCAGCATGGTGATCTGGAGTACGCGATGCTGCGGCGTGGCAACAAGGCCAGCGCGAAATACTGGCGGAAGGTGCTACTGCCGGTGATCGAACGGTATCGGCATTTGGACATTCCGAAGTTCTTCCGCGGCGATGCGGCGTTCGCCATTCCAGCGCTGTATCGTGTGCTGGAGAAAGCAGACTATCGTTACGCCATTCGCCTCAAAGCCAACGCCGTATTGGAGCGGGAAATCTCGCATTTGCTCACCCGTCCGGTCGGACGGCCTTCCCACAAGCCCAAGGTCTGTTATCACAGCTTCCAATATCAAGCAAAATCATGGCAGCGATCGCGTCGCGTGGTGGCCAAAGTTGAGTGGCACGCAGGCGAACTGTTCCCGCGTGTTGGATTCATCGTGACCAACTTGAACCAGCACTCGAAGAACGTCGTGAAGTTCTACAACGGTCGGGGCACCGCCGAGCAGTGGATCAAGGAAGGCAAGAACGCCGTCAGATGGACGAAGCTCTCCTGCCGGACGTTCAAAGACAACCAAGCTCGGTTGCAACTGTTCGCCTTAGCTTATAACCTCGGCAATTTCCTGCGGCGGCTGGCCTTGCCCAAGCCTATACAGAACTGGTCGCTGACGACGCTGCGGGAGAAGCTGGTCAAGGTTGGGGCCAAGGTAACCCGGCATGCCAAGTACGTATTCTTTCAACTGGCCGAAGTGGCTGTGCCACGGAGATTGTTCGCCGCAATTCTTGATCGGATTGCACGACTGGCAATTCCGCCGCCGGTCACGCATGACGTGAAGCGGAAGTATATCAAATAGCGAAAAACGGGGTTCCTCACAGAGAAAGTCTGCGCAGAAACCGTGTTGACTACTGAAAAATGATTCGCTCGGGCAGCAATTTCCGGATCTCAACAACAGAGGCACAACAAAAGTGGCGAAAAATCACTTTGTTTTAGACACGGGGGACCGCAGTGGTTACAATCAAAGAAAGTCCATGCCTGGAGTGGTTTCAGGCTGATCCATATGGGAAATCTCGGATCAGGATCGTCTCGCAGATGACGAGGGGGACTTTGCAGACGTTCGGATTAATGTGAAAAATATTGACGGCTAGCAGGCAGATTCCCGTTCGCCTTCGGAAAAAAGAATCTATAGTCAGCAGTTCCCACTACCGTGCCTAACTATTGGCAACAAGCATCTAATCTTTACATTGCAATTTGC contains:
- a CDS encoding IS1380 family transposase; translated protein: MGDSQNQDLRVSFDSRLKLKFCGSQVTTDAGLLAYRELDAALGLTEMGGDVLSDSRPGRNKQHQLVPLLRQSIYSRLAGYEDVNDAERLCVDPVLRHVVGGRASQPDKQAASSSEVGRFETQILSTQRNLTALMKLSGRWINNLHRRRPLKELILDLDSSVSETYGRQQGAAYNGHFACLCYHPLFLFNQHGDLEYAMLRRGNKASAKYWRKVLLPVIERYRHLDIPKFFRGDAAFAIPALYRVLEKADYRYAIRLKANAVLEREISHLLTRPVGRPSHKPKVCYHSFQYQAKSWQRSRRVVAKVEWHAGELFPRVGFIVTNLNQHSKNVVKFYNGRGTAEQWIKEGKNAVRWTKLSCRTFKDNQARLQLFALAYNLGNFLRRLALPKPIQNWSLTTLREKLVKVGAKVTRHAKYVFFQLAEVAVPRRLFAAILDRIARLAIPPPVTHDVKRKYIK